A single genomic interval of Helianthus annuus cultivar XRQ/B chromosome 13, HanXRQr2.0-SUNRISE, whole genome shotgun sequence harbors:
- the LOC110903197 gene encoding protein STRICTOSIDINE SYNTHASE-LIKE 12 codes for MKTISLLVVKLIVWFLLLGSVFSNDYKTSNKLVLPPSVTGPESAAFDRAGEGPYVTVADGRILKWKGPAIGFVDFAYTSPNRTKKLCDGTNDIKLGSTCGRPVALSFNYKTSDLYITDAFFGLMVVGFNGGLATQLSGGYNYLSGIDVESYTGNVYMTDASLTPDSTGRLLKYDPRTQWVTVLMSGLAGAGGPAVSSDRKYILVPDYVNKKIQKYWLQGPKSGTTEVFMTNFGSPKNIKRALNDGEFWVAVEKQAQGLRINGSAMVLQTVPLTQLFDTSVAVVQEMNDALYVGSSQTDFVGVYTN; via the exons ATGAAAACAATCAGCCTTTTAGTTGTCAAACTCATTGTTTGGTTCTTGCTTCTGGGAAGTGTGTTCTCTAATGATTATAAAACTTCTAACAAACTTGTGTTGCCTCCAAGTGTCACAGGCCCTGAATCTGCTGCTTTCGACCGTGCTGGTGAAGGTCCATACGTGACAGTCGCAGACGGTAGGATCCTAAAATGGAAAGGTCCTGCCATTGGGTTCGTTGATTTCGCTTACACTTCACCTAACAG GACCAAGAAATTATGCGATGGTACAAATGATATTAAATTGGGATCAACATGTGGAAGACCAGTGGCTCTAAGCTTTAACTATAAAACTAGTGATCTTTATATCACCGATGCTTTCTTCGGTCTCATGGTTGTAGGATTCAATGGTGGTCTTGCAACTCAACTTTCTGGTGGTTACAACTACTTATCAGGCATTGACGTTGAATCATATACCGGAAATGTTTACATGACTGATGCTAGCTTGACACCTGACTCGACTGGAAGGCTGTTGAAATACGATCCACGAACTCAATGGGTAACCGTTTTGATGAGCGGGCTTGCAGGTGCAGGTGGTCCAGCAGTTAGTAGTGACCGAAAGTATATTTTGGTTCCGGATTACGTAAAcaagaaaatccaaaaatattggtTGCAAGGACCAAAAAGTGGCACAACTGAGGTTTTCATGACCAACTTTGGGAGCCCAAAGAATATTAAGAGAGCACTGAATGATGGAGAATTTTGGGTGGCGGTAGAGAAGCAAGCTCAAGGGCTAAGGATCAATGGGTCTGCAATGGTGCTCCAAACTGTACCCCTTACCCAGTTGTTCGACACGAGTGTTGCTGTGGTTCAGGAGATGAACGATGCGCTTTACGTTGGTTCGAGCCAGACTGACTTTGTTGGTGTCTACACGAACTAG